A genomic stretch from Kribbella amoyensis includes:
- a CDS encoding amidase family protein → MRELAYWTATELADAIRAGEVTSLEVTTQLLDRIAADTTVNAIVETRTPQALAAATAADEAANDAAGEVADNVVDPAADRELGPLHGVPMTVKEAFNVAGLRTTWGEPAFAEFVAGWDATVVQRLAAAGAIIVGKSNVHTMLADFGQTTNDLYGRTNNPHDPTRTPGGSGGGGAAALAAGLTYLEFGSDLVGSIRLPASYCGVYGLRPTAGVVPLRGFQPPDAPSPTEPSNSSAADHGSQPGSKAAAESKAAAESAGSPTSAQADSPAPAQVASPVLELEVPQLSVVGPLARSAADLRTALVATGGPVGAREAWRLRPCRRTRLNEFRVGVALDHPAAPVTSEVGAVLSDLMDDLARRGMQIVDSWPTGVEAGEMSEELGFQVELFFALYGGDPNFASLGEILDHERRRMAARERWRTYFEDVDVFLSPTSFTAAPPHDDRPYDQRTISTSQGERPYTDQVFWIAPASWLGLPALSMPAGRTPGGLPVGLQVMGDRHADDTVITFAELVAG, encoded by the coding sequence ATGAGAGAACTCGCGTACTGGACCGCCACCGAGCTCGCCGACGCGATCCGGGCCGGCGAGGTGACGTCGCTCGAGGTGACGACCCAGCTCCTCGATCGGATCGCGGCCGACACCACCGTCAACGCCATCGTCGAAACCCGCACCCCACAAGCCCTCGCCGCCGCCACCGCAGCCGACGAAGCAGCCAATGATGCAGCAGGTGAAGTAGCCGACAATGTGGTCGATCCGGCGGCTGATCGCGAGCTCGGGCCACTGCACGGAGTACCGATGACAGTGAAGGAAGCCTTCAACGTCGCGGGGCTGCGGACGACCTGGGGTGAGCCTGCGTTCGCCGAGTTCGTGGCCGGCTGGGATGCGACCGTCGTCCAGCGGCTGGCCGCGGCCGGGGCGATCATTGTCGGCAAAAGCAATGTGCACACGATGCTTGCCGACTTCGGGCAGACGACGAACGACCTGTACGGCCGGACGAACAACCCGCACGACCCGACGCGGACTCCCGGTGGTTCCGGAGGCGGAGGTGCGGCCGCACTCGCCGCCGGGCTCACCTATCTCGAATTCGGCTCGGACCTCGTCGGCTCGATCCGCCTCCCGGCAAGCTACTGCGGCGTCTACGGCCTCCGCCCAACAGCAGGCGTCGTACCCCTCCGCGGCTTCCAACCGCCCGACGCCCCGTCGCCGACAGAACCATCGAACTCGTCGGCCGCGGACCATGGATCGCAGCCGGGGTCGAAGGCGGCGGCCGAGTCGAAGGCGGCGGCCGAGTCGGCTGGTTCACCGACGTCGGCACAGGCTGACTCACCGGCACCGGCGCAGGTTGCTTCGCCGGTGTTGGAGTTGGAGGTTCCGCAGTTGTCTGTTGTCGGGCCGTTGGCGCGGTCGGCGGCGGATCTGCGGACTGCTCTCGTGGCGACCGGTGGACCCGTGGGTGCGCGTGAGGCTTGGCGGTTGCGGCCTTGTCGGCGTACTCGCCTGAACGAGTTCCGCGTTGGTGTTGCGCTCGATCATCCGGCGGCGCCGGTGACGAGCGAGGTGGGCGCGGTGTTGTCCGACTTGATGGACGACCTGGCGCGGCGGGGCATGCAGATTGTCGACAGTTGGCCGACCGGTGTCGAGGCGGGCGAGATGTCGGAGGAACTCGGATTCCAGGTCGAGCTGTTCTTCGCGCTCTACGGAGGCGACCCGAACTTCGCCTCACTTGGCGAGATCCTCGACCACGAACGTCGGCGGATGGCCGCGCGGGAGAGGTGGCGCACCTACTTCGAGGACGTCGACGTGTTCTTGAGTCCGACCTCCTTCACTGCGGCGCCTCCGCACGACGATCGCCCGTACGACCAACGAACGATCAGCACGTCCCAGGGCGAGCGGCCGTACACCGACCAGGTGTTCTGGATCGCCCCGGCGTCGTGGCTCGGCCTCCCCGCGTTGAGCATGCCGGCCGGGCGTACGCCGGGCGGACTGCCGGTCGGACTCCAGGTGATGGGCGACCGGCACGCCGACGACACCGTGATCACGTTCGCGGAGCTGGTAGCTGGCTGA
- a CDS encoding aspartate aminotransferase family protein yields the protein MAELSQILKQATGVIAARGEGVLLYDEDDRRYLDFTAGIGVTSTGHCHPRVVEAAQRQVGTLIHAQYTTVMHRPLLTLVDRLGEVLPAGLDRMFFANSGSEAIEAALRLSRQATGRPNVIVFHGGFHGRTVAAASMTTSGTKFRSGFSPLMSGVHVSPFPDPGHFGWPVEQATDFALAQLDYVLQTLSTPADTAAFFVEPVLGEGGYVPANERFLAGLRERADQHGILLVVDEVQTGFGRTGKFWGGDHFDAKPDILVTAKGLASGFPLSGIAASSALMEKAWPGSQGGTYGANAVACAAAIATLDVIQDEHLVENSAERGAQLKQALQTVADKHEQITDVRGLGLMIGNEFRDANGKPDPVTAAAAQQEAARRGLLLLTCGAWGQVVRFIPALVVNPAEIDEAASIWSDAVSAVVS from the coding sequence GTGGCTGAGCTCTCGCAGATCCTCAAACAGGCGACCGGCGTCATCGCCGCCCGTGGTGAGGGCGTGCTGCTCTACGACGAGGACGACCGCAGATACCTCGACTTCACCGCCGGCATCGGCGTGACGAGCACCGGCCACTGCCATCCGCGGGTGGTCGAGGCCGCCCAACGTCAGGTCGGAACGCTCATCCACGCCCAGTACACGACCGTGATGCATCGCCCGCTGCTCACCTTGGTCGACCGGCTCGGCGAGGTCCTCCCGGCCGGGCTGGACCGGATGTTCTTCGCGAACTCGGGCAGCGAGGCGATCGAAGCGGCGCTCCGCCTCAGCCGGCAGGCGACCGGGCGGCCGAACGTCATCGTGTTCCACGGCGGCTTCCACGGCCGGACCGTGGCGGCGGCGTCGATGACGACCTCGGGGACCAAGTTCCGGTCCGGGTTCAGCCCGCTGATGTCCGGCGTCCACGTGTCCCCGTTCCCGGATCCGGGCCACTTCGGCTGGCCGGTCGAGCAGGCGACCGACTTCGCCCTCGCCCAGCTCGACTACGTGCTGCAGACCCTGAGCACGCCGGCCGACACGGCCGCGTTCTTCGTCGAGCCGGTGCTGGGCGAAGGCGGATACGTGCCCGCGAACGAACGGTTCCTCGCCGGACTCCGCGAGCGAGCCGACCAGCACGGGATCCTGCTGGTCGTCGACGAAGTACAGACCGGCTTCGGCCGGACCGGGAAGTTCTGGGGCGGCGACCACTTCGACGCCAAGCCCGACATCCTGGTCACCGCCAAGGGCCTCGCGTCCGGATTCCCGCTCTCGGGGATCGCGGCGTCGTCGGCCCTGATGGAGAAGGCGTGGCCCGGTTCGCAGGGCGGCACGTACGGCGCGAACGCGGTCGCCTGCGCCGCCGCGATCGCCACCCTCGACGTGATCCAGGACGAGCACCTGGTCGAGAACTCCGCCGAACGGGGCGCCCAACTCAAGCAAGCCCTGCAGACCGTCGCGGACAAGCACGAGCAGATCACCGACGTCCGCGGACTCGGTCTGATGATCGGCAACGAGTTCCGCGACGCCAACGGGAAGCCGGACCCGGTCACGGCGGCCGCTGCTCAACAAGAGGCGGCGCGTCGTGGTCTGCTCCTGCTGACCTGCGGGGCGTGGGGCCAGGTGGTGCGGTTCATCCCGGCGCTGGTGGTCAACCCGGCCGAGATCGACGAAGCAGCAAGCATCTGGTCCGACGCGGTGAGCGCCGTCGTCTCCTGA
- a CDS encoding NAD-dependent succinate-semialdehyde dehydrogenase, translating into MSEQDEAKVVDNVEKRLFIDGQWVEASDGGTFDVVDPSTGGKLCAVADATPADGRAALDAAVAAQAAFAATSPRARADMLTGAFELLHERIDELALLMTLEMGKPLAEARGEITYAAEFFRHFAGEAVRIDGGYQTAPAGGARFLVARQPVGPCLLITPWNFPMAMGTRKLGPAIAAGCTSVIKPAHQTPLSMLALMGILDEAGVPAGVVNCVTAMDAGGVMEPLIRSGQARKLSFTGSTKVGRILLEQCAEKVLRTSLELGGNAPFIVFEDADLDEAVTGAIAAKMRNMGEACTAANRIYVHASVLDEFGRRLAERMGAMTVGRGTTEGVQVGPLIDEAGLGKVRSLVADAVDRGATVLTGGSVAEGNGYFYPPTVLTGVPRDARMADQEIFGPVAPLTPFTDEAEVVAAANDTEYGLVSYVFTNDLRRALRVAEALETGMVGLNQGVVSNPAAPFGGIKQSGLGREGGSVGIDEFLETKYIGITLQ; encoded by the coding sequence ATGAGCGAGCAGGACGAGGCCAAGGTCGTCGACAACGTCGAGAAGCGGTTGTTCATCGACGGGCAATGGGTCGAGGCGTCGGACGGGGGAACTTTCGACGTCGTGGACCCTTCCACCGGGGGGAAGCTGTGCGCGGTAGCGGATGCCACGCCTGCGGATGGTAGGGCCGCGCTCGACGCGGCCGTCGCCGCGCAGGCCGCGTTCGCCGCGACCTCGCCACGGGCACGCGCCGACATGCTCACCGGCGCCTTCGAGTTGCTGCACGAGCGGATCGACGAGCTCGCGCTGCTGATGACGCTGGAGATGGGCAAGCCGCTCGCCGAGGCGCGCGGCGAGATCACGTACGCGGCCGAGTTCTTCCGGCACTTCGCGGGAGAGGCGGTCCGGATCGACGGTGGGTACCAGACCGCGCCCGCCGGGGGAGCGCGGTTCCTGGTCGCGCGGCAGCCGGTCGGCCCATGTCTGCTGATCACGCCGTGGAACTTCCCGATGGCGATGGGGACGCGCAAGCTCGGCCCGGCGATCGCGGCCGGTTGTACGAGCGTGATCAAACCGGCGCACCAGACGCCGCTGTCGATGCTCGCGTTGATGGGCATCCTGGACGAGGCCGGCGTCCCGGCCGGCGTGGTCAACTGCGTCACCGCGATGGACGCCGGTGGCGTGATGGAACCGCTGATCCGGTCCGGGCAGGCGCGGAAGTTGTCGTTCACCGGTTCGACCAAGGTGGGCCGGATCCTGCTGGAGCAGTGCGCCGAGAAGGTACTGCGGACGTCCCTGGAACTCGGCGGCAACGCCCCGTTCATCGTCTTCGAGGACGCCGACCTGGACGAGGCGGTGACCGGCGCGATCGCGGCGAAGATGCGGAACATGGGCGAGGCGTGTACCGCGGCCAACCGGATCTACGTGCACGCGTCGGTCCTGGACGAGTTCGGCCGCCGGCTGGCCGAGCGGATGGGCGCGATGACGGTCGGCCGCGGCACCACCGAAGGCGTGCAGGTCGGACCGCTGATCGACGAGGCCGGGCTGGGCAAGGTGCGGTCGCTGGTCGCGGACGCCGTCGACCGCGGTGCGACCGTGCTCACCGGGGGATCGGTGGCCGAAGGCAACGGGTACTTCTACCCGCCGACGGTGCTCACGGGTGTACCGCGGGACGCGCGGATGGCCGACCAGGAGATCTTCGGCCCGGTCGCGCCGTTGACCCCGTTCACGGACGAGGCCGAGGTGGTCGCGGCCGCCAACGACACCGAGTACGGGTTGGTGTCGTACGTGTTCACCAACGACCTGCGCCGCGCGCTGCGGGTCGCCGAGGCGCTCGAGACCGGCATGGTCGGACTCAACCAGGGCGTCGTGTCGAACCCGGCGGCGCCGTTCGGCGGGATCAAGCAGTCCGGCCTCGGGCGCGAAGGTGGGTCGGTCGGGATCGACGAGTTCCTGGAGACGAAGTACATCGGGATCACGCTGCAGTAG
- a CDS encoding TetR/AcrR family transcriptional regulator: protein MVRQPSGGWREARREGARAAVLAAAWELVREDGLTALSLRELAKRAGITTPTVYAYFESKNAIVDAMFAEAARTFADLKAALPTTDDPRQDLLTDARAFVEFGVSDVPRYQLLFQHSVPGFVPSAESYELAVRALEATRGLLARNGVHDQRHLDIWTAVTTGLVDQQVANDPGGDRWTRLVDDVVRMFLAEFARPSS from the coding sequence GTGGTAAGGCAGCCGTCCGGAGGGTGGCGTGAGGCTCGGCGGGAGGGCGCCCGGGCCGCGGTACTGGCGGCTGCCTGGGAGCTGGTCCGCGAGGACGGGCTGACCGCATTGTCCCTGCGCGAACTGGCCAAGCGGGCCGGCATCACCACGCCGACGGTGTACGCGTACTTCGAGTCGAAGAACGCGATCGTCGACGCGATGTTCGCCGAGGCCGCGCGGACGTTCGCCGATCTCAAGGCGGCGCTGCCGACGACCGACGACCCGCGCCAGGACCTGCTCACGGACGCGCGGGCGTTCGTCGAGTTCGGCGTGTCCGACGTCCCCCGGTACCAGCTCCTGTTCCAGCACTCCGTCCCCGGTTTCGTACCGTCGGCGGAGTCGTACGAGCTTGCGGTGCGCGCCCTCGAGGCGACCCGCGGGCTCCTCGCACGCAACGGCGTGCACGACCAGCGGCACCTCGACATCTGGACCGCCGTGACGACCGGTCTGGTCGACCAGCAGGTCGCGAACGACCCGGGCGGCGACCGGTGGACCCGGCTCGTCGACGACGTGGTCCGGATGTTCCTCGCGGAGTTCGCGAGACCCAGTTCCTGA
- a CDS encoding VOC family protein — MSTTPTNPPAPSTVSPARLHHLALTVTDLDASVRWYGEVFGVHPVMDVPHPGGVGRILADPDQQLMIALHHHDANDGRLCAEIRTGLDHAGFSVPTRADLEAWQDHLEAHGVVRAETADKPLTQSPIADEPYASVLVFRDHDNIQLELFAPIQP, encoded by the coding sequence ATGTCCACCACGCCCACGAACCCGCCCGCGCCGAGCACTGTCAGCCCGGCCCGGTTGCACCACCTCGCGTTGACCGTCACCGACCTGGACGCCAGCGTCCGCTGGTACGGGGAGGTTTTCGGCGTTCATCCGGTGATGGACGTCCCGCATCCGGGCGGCGTCGGGCGGATCCTCGCCGACCCCGACCAGCAGCTGATGATCGCGCTGCATCACCACGACGCGAACGACGGCCGGTTGTGCGCGGAGATCCGGACCGGACTCGACCACGCGGGTTTCAGCGTCCCGACCCGCGCCGACCTCGAAGCCTGGCAGGACCACCTCGAAGCGCACGGCGTCGTCCGGGCCGAGACGGCCGACAAGCCGCTGACCCAGTCACCGATCGCCGACGAGCCGTACGCCTCGGTGCTGGTGTTCCGCGATCACGACAACATCCAGCTGGAACTCTTCGCCCCGATCCAGCCGTAG
- a CDS encoding GntR family transcriptional regulator, producing MTNFIEPLVQQSTPSIIADKLRQAIGHGELKPGTQLGEADLARKLGVSRGPLREGMQRLTQEGLLVAIRNRGLFVVDMTPEDVRDMYLAREAVERAAARKILEGDDHAAAGDELLLVVDRMAAAITPAEVGEVDITFHERLVELARSPRLSRIHQTFITETRMCIHALEETYSASEVRVEEHRALATAIRAGDLQLTDELVMAHMDDAIERLTTR from the coding sequence GTGACAAACTTCATCGAGCCGCTGGTTCAGCAGTCGACGCCGAGCATCATCGCCGACAAGCTGCGCCAGGCCATCGGCCACGGGGAATTGAAGCCCGGCACCCAGCTGGGCGAGGCCGACCTGGCCCGCAAGCTCGGGGTCAGCCGCGGGCCGCTGCGCGAAGGCATGCAGCGGCTCACCCAGGAAGGGCTGCTGGTCGCCATTCGCAACCGCGGGCTGTTCGTGGTCGACATGACGCCCGAGGACGTCCGCGACATGTACCTGGCCCGCGAGGCGGTCGAGCGCGCCGCCGCCCGGAAGATCCTCGAAGGCGACGACCACGCCGCGGCCGGCGACGAGCTGCTCCTCGTCGTCGACCGGATGGCGGCCGCGATCACGCCGGCCGAGGTCGGCGAGGTCGACATCACGTTCCACGAGCGGCTGGTCGAGCTCGCCCGCAGCCCGCGGCTGTCGCGCATCCACCAGACGTTCATCACCGAGACGCGGATGTGCATCCACGCCCTCGAGGAGACCTACTCCGCGTCCGAGGTCCGCGTCGAGGAACACCGGGCCCTCGCCACCGCCATCCGCGCCGGCGACCTCCAACTCACCGACGAGCTCGTGATGGCCCACATGGACGACGCCATCGAGCGCCTCACCACCCGCTGA
- a CDS encoding maleate cis-trans isomerase, translated as MVTVGLLYPGHSAEDDYPALEARLDGAVRLPVVITSVGEDAHRVDALLDLGRAERLADGAAELAAERPDAVMWACTSGSFVFGPEGARNQASGVAAAVGAPASSTSIAFVDALNHLGLTKVAIAASYPEDVAGHFVRFLTAGGTEVVSMGSHGIITAAEVGTLAADQVISMVKAADHPDAEAILVPDTAMHTLAIVDELEAAVGKPVLTANQVTVWKGLQLAGPVPSLPGLGSLFGEQQ; from the coding sequence ATGGTCACAGTAGGCCTCCTCTACCCGGGTCACAGCGCGGAAGACGACTACCCGGCCCTCGAGGCCAGACTGGACGGTGCGGTCCGGCTCCCGGTGGTGATCACTTCCGTCGGCGAGGACGCCCACCGGGTGGACGCGCTGCTCGACCTCGGCCGCGCGGAACGTCTGGCCGACGGCGCCGCCGAGCTCGCGGCGGAGCGACCCGACGCGGTGATGTGGGCCTGTACCTCGGGCAGTTTCGTCTTCGGTCCCGAGGGCGCGCGCAACCAGGCGTCCGGCGTCGCGGCCGCGGTCGGTGCGCCGGCCTCGTCGACCTCGATCGCGTTCGTGGACGCGCTGAACCATCTCGGCCTCACCAAGGTCGCCATCGCCGCCTCGTACCCCGAGGACGTGGCCGGTCACTTCGTCCGGTTCCTCACCGCCGGCGGGACCGAGGTGGTGTCGATGGGCAGCCACGGGATCATCACCGCGGCCGAGGTCGGCACGCTCGCGGCCGACCAGGTGATCTCGATGGTGAAGGCGGCCGACCACCCGGACGCCGAGGCGATCCTGGTGCCCGACACCGCGATGCACACACTGGCGATCGTCGACGAACTCGAGGCCGCGGTCGGCAAACCGGTCCTCACCGCGAACCAGGTGACGGTCTGGAAGGGGCTTCAGCTGGCGGGCCCGGTACCTTCTCTCCCAGGGTTGGGATCACTCTTTGGAGAGCAACAGTGA